One Legionella lansingensis genomic region harbors:
- the lpxC gene encoding UDP-3-O-acyl-N-acetylglucosamine deacetylase, which translates to MIKQRTPKKVIQATGVGLHSGEKVLLTLRPAPINTGIVFRRIDLNPVVEIPALYDQVGDTMLCTSLQRDGVKVATVEHLLSAFAGLGIDNAYVDINAPEIPIMDGSAAPFVFLIQSAGIREQSAAKRFIRILKPIRVEDNGKYVQFLPYNGYRVSFTIDFDHPVFNDKPQTAIFDLSSTSYVKEICRARTFGFLSDYEKLRENDLAKGGSLDNAIVVDDYRVINEDGLRFESEFVAHKVLDAIGDLYLLGCGLIGAFEGYKSGHGLNNRLLRELMIRQDAWEYTYFDAENYQPTVASDFLPIEA; encoded by the coding sequence ATGATAAAACAAAGAACGCCTAAGAAAGTCATTCAAGCAACAGGTGTTGGGTTGCATTCTGGAGAAAAAGTTCTACTCACCTTGCGTCCCGCTCCAATTAATACGGGTATTGTTTTTAGACGTATTGATTTAAATCCAGTGGTAGAGATTCCTGCGCTATATGATCAAGTTGGCGATACCATGCTGTGTACTTCCCTGCAACGCGATGGTGTGAAGGTAGCGACAGTGGAGCATTTACTGTCTGCGTTTGCCGGCTTAGGCATTGATAATGCCTATGTCGATATCAATGCTCCTGAAATTCCTATTATGGATGGTAGCGCTGCGCCTTTTGTGTTTTTGATTCAATCCGCGGGCATCCGCGAGCAAAGTGCTGCGAAACGATTTATTCGAATTTTAAAGCCTATCCGTGTTGAAGATAATGGCAAATATGTGCAATTCCTTCCATACAATGGTTATAGAGTTTCCTTTACCATTGATTTTGATCATCCCGTTTTCAATGACAAACCGCAAACAGCAATCTTTGACTTATCTAGCACGTCATACGTGAAAGAAATCTGTCGGGCCCGAACATTCGGATTTTTGTCAGATTATGAGAAATTGCGTGAAAATGATTTAGCGAAAGGCGGTAGCCTTGATAATGCAATTGTAGTTGATGATTATCGTGTCATAAATGAAGATGGTTTACGTTTTGAGTCCGAATTTGTCGCCCACAAGGTATTGGATGCTATAGGAGATCTTTATCTCTTGGGTTGCGGGCTTATCGGTGCTTTTGAAGGGTATAAATCAGGACATGGGCTCAATAATCGTCTTTTACGTGAACTGATGATCCGACAAGACGCTTGGGAATATACTTATTTTGATGCCGAAAATTACCAACCTACCGTTGCCTCTGACTTTTTGCCTATAGAAGCATAG
- the ftsZ gene encoding cell division protein FtsZ has translation MFELTESQPDNAVIKVVGVGGGGGNAVQHMVAENIDGVEFICANTDAQALKNSNAKIHIQLGEELTKGLGAGANPQIGREAAEEDRDRIREILAGADMVFITAGMGGGTGTGAAPVFAEVAKELGILTVAVVTKPFAFEGKQRALAADEGIRRLSEHVDSLITIPNNKLLSVLGKNISLLNAFKAANNVLLGAVKGISDLITRPGLINVDFADVRTVMSEMGMAMMGTGSATGEQRARQAAEAAIASPLLEDVNFSGARGILVNITAGLDMSIGEFEEVGDVVKEFISDDATVVVGTVIDPEMTDEMRVTVIVTGLGERGGRHQQQVNITTRTRIAESTRSDGSLDYQQFDRPAVIRKQAAVAAKPTNETSIPDVDYLDIPAFLRRQEENVE, from the coding sequence ATGTTTGAATTAACGGAAAGTCAGCCAGACAATGCCGTAATTAAAGTTGTTGGTGTCGGCGGTGGCGGCGGTAATGCCGTTCAACACATGGTGGCTGAAAATATTGATGGCGTGGAATTTATATGTGCCAATACTGACGCTCAAGCACTCAAAAATTCAAATGCTAAGATCCATATTCAGTTGGGTGAAGAGCTCACCAAAGGTCTGGGGGCTGGTGCAAATCCGCAGATCGGCAGAGAAGCGGCAGAAGAAGATAGAGACAGGATTAGAGAAATTCTTGCCGGTGCAGACATGGTATTTATTACAGCCGGCATGGGGGGAGGAACGGGTACAGGTGCTGCCCCAGTGTTTGCAGAAGTGGCAAAAGAATTAGGTATTCTTACTGTTGCCGTGGTGACAAAACCGTTCGCCTTCGAAGGCAAGCAGCGTGCCTTGGCGGCTGATGAAGGCATTCGCCGTTTGAGTGAACATGTTGATTCGCTAATTACCATTCCGAACAACAAGTTACTCAGTGTACTAGGTAAAAATATTAGCCTCTTAAATGCTTTTAAAGCAGCTAATAATGTCCTTTTAGGCGCAGTTAAAGGCATTTCAGATCTTATAACTCGTCCAGGCTTAATCAATGTGGATTTTGCTGATGTGCGCACAGTGATGTCAGAAATGGGCATGGCCATGATGGGTACTGGTAGTGCTACCGGAGAACAACGAGCACGCCAGGCAGCAGAAGCAGCCATTGCCTCACCGTTGTTAGAAGATGTTAATTTCTCTGGTGCAAGAGGTATTTTAGTTAATATCACCGCAGGTCTTGATATGTCTATAGGCGAATTCGAGGAAGTGGGTGATGTTGTTAAAGAATTTATTTCAGATGATGCCACAGTTGTTGTCGGTACAGTAATCGACCCTGAGATGACTGATGAAATGCGCGTCACAGTCATCGTAACCGGTTTAGGTGAGCGTGGTGGTCGTCATCAACAACAAGTAAACATAACAACGAGGACTCGTATAGCGGAATCGACTCGAAGTGATGGTTCACTGGATTATCAGCAATTTGATAGGCCCGCAGTGATCCGTAAACAGGCAGCGGTAGCCGCAAAACCAACCAACGAGACTTCGATACCTGATGTAGATTATTTGGATATCCCAGCCTTTTTACGTCGACAAGAGGAAAATGTCGAATAA
- the ftsA gene encoding cell division protein FtsA: MAKKTEKNIITGLDIGTSKVVALIGEVAADGAIEIIGIGRHPSRGLKRGVVVDIEATVNSIQRAVQEAELMAGCEVRTVYTGIAGSHIRSLNSHGIVAIKDLEVSQADVERVLDAAKAVAIPADQKILHILPQEFIIDNQGSIREPVGMAGVRLEARVHIVTGAVSAAQNIAKCVRRCGLEVNDIILEQLASSHAVLTEDEKELGVCLIDIGGGTTDIAVFAEGAIQYTAVIPIAGDQVTNDIAMALRTPTKAAEAIKVKHACAMPELSNANEMIEVLSVNERPGRKISTKVLSDVVSARYEELFSLVRNELRRSGFEQRIAAGMVMTGGGACVRGAIELAEMCFEMPVRQGCAQQVSGLVEATVNPSMATGVGLLLHGFQQQYEGGYNVTSFSDSGKGMWARMKEWFNGNF, from the coding sequence ATGGCAAAAAAAACAGAAAAAAATATCATCACCGGTTTAGATATTGGCACTTCAAAAGTGGTCGCATTGATAGGTGAGGTGGCGGCTGATGGTGCGATTGAGATCATAGGTATTGGCCGTCATCCCTCCCGTGGATTAAAACGAGGTGTAGTGGTCGATATTGAGGCGACAGTGAACTCCATTCAACGGGCGGTTCAGGAAGCAGAACTGATGGCTGGCTGTGAGGTGCGCACTGTATATACTGGTATTGCTGGTAGTCATATTCGCAGTTTGAATTCACATGGTATCGTTGCGATTAAAGATCTGGAAGTTTCTCAAGCAGATGTAGAGCGTGTCCTTGATGCAGCAAAGGCCGTTGCTATACCCGCCGATCAAAAAATTCTGCACATCCTTCCTCAGGAATTCATTATCGATAATCAAGGAAGTATTCGCGAACCTGTCGGCATGGCTGGTGTTCGTTTAGAGGCAAGAGTCCATATTGTAACAGGTGCGGTTAGTGCGGCCCAGAATATTGCAAAATGCGTGCGACGCTGTGGTTTAGAAGTCAACGATATTATTCTTGAGCAACTGGCTTCAAGTCATGCTGTGTTAACAGAAGATGAAAAAGAGCTTGGCGTTTGCCTCATTGATATTGGCGGCGGTACTACAGATATTGCTGTGTTTGCAGAGGGAGCGATTCAATACACGGCGGTAATTCCAATTGCGGGGGATCAAGTGACAAATGATATTGCGATGGCATTGCGCACCCCCACAAAAGCAGCAGAAGCCATTAAAGTAAAGCATGCTTGTGCAATGCCTGAGTTGTCCAACGCTAACGAAATGATCGAAGTACTTAGTGTGAATGAACGGCCAGGACGAAAGATATCAACGAAAGTACTTTCAGATGTCGTTTCTGCCCGTTACGAAGAATTATTTTCATTGGTTCGCAATGAGCTTCGCCGTAGTGGCTTCGAGCAGCGCATTGCAGCGGGGATGGTCATGACTGGAGGTGGGGCCTGTGTGCGGGGCGCTATCGAATTGGCTGAAATGTGCTTTGAAATGCCAGTTCGTCAGGGCTGTGCACAGCAAGTATCAGGCTTGGTTGAGGCGACGGTCAATCCTTCCATGGCGACGGGGGTAGGTTTGTTGTTGCATGGGTTTCAACAACAATACGAAGGTGGTTATAATGTAACTAGTTTCAGCGATAGCGGTAAGGGAATGTGGGCGCGGATGAAGGAATGGTTTAACGGGAATTTTTAA
- a CDS encoding cell division protein FtsQ/DivIB → MDANRGRLRYASFLTLLIMCALFLAARLVYLYMADPKRFPINTVRITANYHHITHKDIETILSKYWDSSFFSLPVGKLYADLASFEWTDQVQIERVWPDTLKIILVEKVPIATWNNAMMTVDGELFNEGGRLDTTLPHLSGPANQQKEVLQVYKKMSKILSIYGLHAASLDWRDNQAWELTLANGVQLRLGKRDLETRITRFCKAYPAVFAEKSDQLASVDLRYPRGMAVQWKK, encoded by the coding sequence ATGGATGCTAATAGGGGACGATTACGCTATGCGAGCTTTCTAACACTATTGATTATGTGTGCGCTTTTCTTGGCAGCAAGATTAGTCTATCTCTATATGGCTGATCCAAAAAGGTTCCCGATCAATACGGTCAGAATAACTGCAAATTATCACCATATTACCCATAAAGACATTGAGACCATATTAAGTAAATACTGGGATTCCAGCTTTTTCTCGCTGCCTGTGGGAAAATTGTATGCTGATTTGGCTTCGTTTGAATGGACAGATCAAGTGCAAATTGAGCGTGTTTGGCCAGATACCTTGAAAATTATTTTAGTCGAAAAAGTTCCTATAGCCACTTGGAATAATGCCATGATGACGGTAGACGGCGAATTGTTTAATGAGGGTGGAAGACTAGATACTACTTTACCGCATCTTAGTGGTCCAGCGAATCAACAGAAGGAAGTCTTACAAGTTTATAAAAAAATGAGTAAGATATTATCAATATATGGTTTGCATGCAGCTTCTTTAGATTGGCGTGATAATCAGGCATGGGAGCTCACCCTTGCTAATGGCGTACAATTACGCTTGGGCAAGCGGGACTTAGAAACCCGCATAACTCGATTCTGTAAAGCATATCCGGCTGTTTTTGCAGAAAAATCGGACCAATTGGCAAGTGTTGATTTACGTTATCCGCGAGGCATGGCGGTGCAATGGAAAAAATAA
- a CDS encoding D-alanine--D-alanine ligase family protein: MSESINLLLLYGGKSGEHEVSLVSAASVLRELDAKKYNIIPVGMSKEGQFYLNDYQEMLTFKEGLPVKATRSQSLPSLMANGRLAVDAEVVFPVVHGPLYEDGCLQGMLELTGIAYVGCGVLSSAIAMDKDMARRLVCNDHIQSARYRTLSWHSTAEDKEQFCQQTATELGWPLFVKPCSLGSSVGIHKVRNMAELKAAVLDALRYDEMILVEEFLPGREIELSVLENTSPSCAPRVSLPGEICVHHADGFYSYTAKYLESDQTEFHAPAKLNADAVKRLQAIAADIFTRLKCKGMARVDFFVNEENGKIYFNEINTIPGFTPISGYPKMWQASGLAYPKLLDELINLAMVHQRCRQQLVTDYQ; encoded by the coding sequence ATGTCTGAATCTATTAATCTCTTATTACTTTATGGTGGCAAATCTGGAGAGCATGAGGTTTCCTTAGTTTCTGCAGCTTCAGTCTTGAGGGAGCTAGATGCTAAAAAGTACAACATTATCCCAGTTGGTATGAGTAAAGAAGGACAGTTTTATCTAAATGATTATCAGGAAATGCTCACTTTTAAAGAAGGGTTGCCAGTAAAAGCAACGCGCTCGCAATCCTTACCCAGTCTAATGGCAAATGGGCGGTTGGCTGTTGATGCCGAAGTGGTTTTTCCAGTTGTGCATGGCCCTCTTTATGAAGATGGTTGTTTACAAGGTATGTTAGAGCTAACTGGTATTGCTTATGTGGGTTGTGGTGTGTTGTCTTCTGCAATTGCCATGGATAAAGATATGGCCAGACGGCTTGTCTGCAACGACCATATTCAATCGGCGCGATATCGGACCCTTTCCTGGCATAGCACGGCTGAAGACAAGGAACAATTTTGTCAGCAAACAGCAACTGAGCTGGGTTGGCCTTTGTTTGTTAAGCCTTGTTCTTTAGGCTCAAGTGTTGGTATTCATAAAGTAAGAAATATGGCTGAACTAAAAGCCGCGGTTCTAGATGCTTTGCGGTATGATGAAATGATTTTAGTGGAGGAATTTCTTCCAGGTCGTGAAATCGAATTATCCGTACTTGAGAATACCTCTCCTTCATGTGCTCCAAGAGTTAGTTTACCAGGGGAAATCTGTGTGCATCATGCCGATGGCTTCTACTCTTATACGGCAAAATACCTGGAAAGTGACCAAACAGAATTCCATGCCCCAGCCAAGCTTAACGCTGATGCAGTAAAACGTTTACAAGCAATTGCAGCTGATATTTTTACTCGGCTAAAGTGCAAGGGTATGGCTCGAGTTGATTTTTTTGTGAATGAAGAGAATGGTAAAATTTATTTTAATGAAATTAATACCATTCCAGGATTTACTCCTATAAGCGGGTATCCAAAAATGTGGCAAGCTAGTGGTTTAGCTTATCCAAAGTTATTAGATGAGTTGATCAATCTGGCCATGGTTCATCAACGTTGCCGGCAACAATTGGTAACAGATTATCAATAA
- the murB gene encoding UDP-N-acetylmuramate dehydrogenase — translation MTSTDAAMYQGQLLINEPLADYTTWRVGGIASKLYKPTSIPDLVLFLKQLPKDEPLLWLGLGSNSLIRDKGFSGTVILTQGCLKEIKLIGEGLVHVEAGVSCATMARFCARANLAGAEFWAGIPGTMGGALRMNAGCFGGETWQSVIEVETITRYGETRIRKPEEFEIAYRHVAGLQDEWFIAATCRFAKGDKEKSLQRIKELLEHRAKTQPTSEYNCGSVFRNPPNNFAAYLIESCGLKGKQIGGAVVSEKHANFIINQNGNALARDIESLIELVRDTVQQQTNIELVREVHIIGDL, via the coding sequence ATGACCTCAACGGATGCCGCAATGTATCAAGGTCAGTTGCTCATTAATGAGCCATTGGCTGATTATACAACCTGGCGTGTCGGAGGGATTGCGAGCAAGTTATATAAGCCCACCAGCATTCCTGATCTGGTGCTTTTCCTTAAACAGTTACCTAAGGATGAGCCATTATTATGGTTGGGTTTAGGAAGCAATTCCTTAATTAGAGACAAAGGTTTCTCGGGAACGGTTATTTTAACTCAGGGATGCTTAAAGGAAATTAAATTAATTGGCGAAGGATTGGTGCACGTTGAGGCAGGTGTATCATGTGCTACCATGGCAAGATTTTGTGCTCGTGCTAATTTAGCTGGGGCAGAGTTCTGGGCTGGTATTCCTGGGACAATGGGTGGGGCTTTAAGAATGAATGCAGGTTGTTTTGGTGGTGAAACCTGGCAATCTGTGATTGAAGTAGAAACCATCACTCGTTATGGTGAGACGCGTATTCGTAAGCCAGAAGAGTTTGAGATAGCTTACCGTCACGTAGCTGGTTTGCAAGATGAATGGTTTATTGCCGCGACCTGTCGTTTTGCGAAGGGTGACAAGGAAAAATCATTACAACGGATTAAAGAGTTATTAGAGCATCGTGCTAAAACACAACCAACGAGCGAATATAATTGTGGTTCGGTTTTTCGCAATCCTCCGAATAATTTTGCTGCCTATCTTATCGAGTCTTGTGGCCTCAAGGGTAAGCAAATCGGAGGCGCGGTTGTGTCAGAAAAACATGCCAATTTTATTATCAACCAAAATGGTAATGCTTTGGCTCGAGATATTGAATCATTAATCGAGTTAGTACGTGACACCGTGCAGCAGCAAACAAACATTGAGCTGGTTCGTGAAGTACACATTATCGGAGATCTTTAA
- the murC gene encoding UDP-N-acetylmuramate--L-alanine ligase has protein sequence MKNIGQFLSPRMGRVEQIHFVGIGGAGMCGIAEVLHNEGYRITGSDLSESRTVQRLQSLGIKIYIGHHVENIRGADVVVRSTAVDANNPEVVAALEQLIPVIPRAAMLAELMRFRYGIAIAGTHGKTTTTSLVSSLLAEGGLDPSFVIGGKLNSCGSNAQLGKSAYFVAEADESDASFLFLKPMMAVVTNIDADHMGTYDDNFDKLRNTFIEFLHHLPFYGLAVLCIEDEEVRRILPAVQRPTKTYGFCEEAHYRALNWTQNGLLSEFTVERPAPCNPLNIKFNWPGRHNVLNALAAIAIASELGVSDDAIINGLLKFQGVGRRFQMLGERRFERGSAIIVDDYGHHPQEIISTIDAFRRVWPDKRLIHVFQPHRYSRTQSLFDQFVSALSLSDELLLMDIYPAGEPAIPGLSSELLLQQISQHHPNARLVNDKNLMQTLDELVTDGSVILMQGAGNIGQMALNLMQSSVRESA, from the coding sequence GTGAAAAACATAGGGCAGTTTCTATCACCAAGGATGGGGCGAGTAGAACAAATTCATTTTGTTGGGATTGGTGGTGCTGGAATGTGTGGCATTGCTGAGGTTTTGCACAATGAAGGCTATCGTATTACTGGTTCTGATCTAAGTGAAAGTCGTACAGTGCAACGACTCCAATCCCTGGGTATCAAAATCTATATTGGGCATCATGTTGAAAATATTCGAGGGGCGGACGTGGTCGTCCGTTCGACTGCTGTTGATGCAAACAATCCAGAGGTTGTCGCGGCTCTTGAGCAATTAATTCCTGTTATCCCGCGAGCAGCGATGTTGGCTGAGCTTATGCGGTTTCGCTATGGCATCGCTATTGCTGGTACCCATGGGAAAACCACGACAACAAGCTTAGTAAGCAGTTTACTAGCAGAAGGAGGATTGGATCCCAGCTTTGTGATTGGTGGTAAATTAAACAGCTGTGGCTCAAATGCTCAATTAGGTAAATCTGCCTATTTTGTGGCTGAAGCCGATGAAAGTGATGCCTCATTTTTATTCTTAAAGCCCATGATGGCTGTGGTGACTAATATTGATGCTGATCATATGGGAACTTACGACGATAATTTTGATAAATTACGTAATACATTTATTGAGTTTCTGCACCATCTACCATTTTATGGTTTAGCTGTTCTTTGTATTGAAGATGAGGAAGTTCGTCGCATTTTACCTGCTGTCCAACGCCCTACAAAAACGTATGGATTCTGTGAAGAAGCCCATTATCGCGCACTAAACTGGACACAAAATGGTTTGCTAAGCGAATTTACGGTTGAAAGACCTGCGCCTTGTAACCCATTGAACATTAAATTTAACTGGCCCGGCCGCCATAATGTTTTAAATGCGTTGGCAGCAATTGCTATCGCTAGCGAACTCGGTGTGAGTGATGATGCTATTATCAATGGCTTACTCAAATTCCAAGGTGTCGGTAGGCGCTTTCAGATGTTGGGTGAAAGACGTTTTGAGCGAGGCTCTGCCATTATTGTGGATGACTATGGTCACCATCCACAAGAAATCATATCAACGATTGATGCTTTTCGGCGTGTGTGGCCAGATAAACGTTTAATTCATGTTTTCCAACCACATCGCTATAGCCGAACCCAATCGTTGTTTGATCAATTTGTTAGTGCCTTAAGTTTATCTGATGAGTTGCTTTTAATGGATATATACCCCGCTGGAGAGCCGGCAATTCCGGGGTTGAGCAGTGAGCTTTTGCTACAGCAAATAAGTCAGCACCATCCGAATGCTAGATTAGTGAATGATAAAAATCTGATGCAAACATTGGATGAGTTGGTGACGGATGGTAGTGTCATTTTGATGCAAGGTGCCGGTAATATCGGCCAAATGGCACTTAATTTAATGCAGTCCTCAGTGCGAGAATCAGCATGA
- the ftsW gene encoding putative lipid II flippase FtsW: protein MQPRHYNLRGKPTSKPIALYDKWLMGAVLGLLILGLMMVASSSVMISTKYYHQPFHFLIRQACYLIAGLLVALVVMRIDSSLWEKLSVSLLLICLLMLLIVLIPGVGRIVNGSRRWLALGPIGIQVSELTKLIMIFYVSGYLVRQHTSIHQSILSFIKPMIVLGLVSVLLLMEPDFGATVVISGTVMALLFLAGVKLRYYVGLLIIVTFSLVVLAFSSPYRVARLTAFLNPWADQFNSGYQLTQSLIAFGRGGWLGVGLGDSVQKLFYLPEAHTDFLFAVLAEELGLVGVFLVLILYTILVVRGMTIGFTAFNQGRLFAAFTAYGLTFWLGLQAAINMGVNSGLLPTKGLTLPMLSYGGASMVVNCVVIALLLRIDHENRWQSLGLRAPTS from the coding sequence ATGCAGCCTCGACATTACAATTTGCGTGGGAAACCGACCAGTAAACCAATCGCCCTTTATGATAAATGGCTGATGGGCGCTGTATTGGGACTATTGATTCTTGGTTTAATGATGGTTGCTTCAAGCTCAGTCATGATTTCTACAAAGTACTACCATCAGCCTTTTCATTTTTTAATCAGACAGGCTTGTTATCTTATTGCCGGACTTTTAGTCGCCTTAGTTGTGATGCGAATAGACAGTAGTCTTTGGGAAAAACTGAGTGTGTCTTTACTGCTAATTTGTTTGCTTATGTTATTAATTGTCCTAATTCCAGGTGTTGGACGCATCGTTAATGGTTCTCGGCGCTGGCTTGCGCTTGGTCCCATTGGGATTCAAGTTTCTGAATTAACAAAGCTAATAATGATTTTTTATGTTTCTGGTTATTTGGTTCGTCAACATACTAGTATACATCAGAGTATTTTGAGCTTCATCAAGCCGATGATTGTTTTGGGTTTAGTATCGGTGTTATTGCTTATGGAGCCTGATTTTGGTGCTACTGTCGTTATCTCTGGAACGGTGATGGCACTTTTGTTTTTGGCAGGAGTTAAACTACGTTATTATGTTGGACTATTGATCATTGTGACGTTTAGTTTGGTTGTGCTTGCTTTTTCCTCTCCTTACCGGGTGGCTCGTTTAACAGCCTTTCTTAATCCTTGGGCAGATCAATTTAATAGTGGCTATCAACTTACGCAATCGCTCATCGCTTTTGGTCGTGGGGGGTGGCTAGGTGTCGGACTGGGGGATAGTGTTCAAAAATTATTTTATCTACCAGAAGCTCATACGGATTTTTTATTTGCTGTGCTTGCTGAGGAATTGGGATTAGTTGGCGTTTTTTTGGTATTAATCTTGTATACCATATTGGTCGTTAGAGGAATGACAATAGGTTTTACTGCTTTTAACCAAGGACGTTTGTTTGCTGCGTTTACAGCTTATGGTTTAACGTTTTGGTTAGGTTTGCAGGCTGCTATTAATATGGGTGTGAATTCGGGACTACTACCTACGAAGGGATTGACGTTACCCATGCTAAGTTACGGTGGCGCCAGTATGGTAGTGAATTGTGTGGTGATCGCGCTTCTATTGCGTATTGATCACGAAAATCGTTGGCAGTCTCTAGGACTGAGAGCGCCAACCTCTTAA
- the murD gene encoding UDP-N-acetylmuramoyl-L-alanine--D-glutamate ligase — protein MNQPLYLVAGLGKTGHSIAGFLSRRNQPFVVFDTRKNVEGLAAFNAEFPGVDVFLGELPTAIYKQLEGIIASPGISLDEPFLQEAFRLNIPVFGDIECLAREIHAPVIAITGTNGKSTVTTLVGEMAKAAGLTVAVAGNIGLPVLDLLDDAQQYDMWVLELSSFQLDLTHSLKPVAATILNVTPDHLDRHHTLEAYTQSKQRIYRNAAFLLYNRDDELTQPLPAYQQANRFNYGLNSPQSNNWGIVEQNGINYLARGEDCFLEVDKLHIKGKHNWQNALAACALASAAGIDRQYIVSVLQSFSGLPHRCQWVRTLDNVDWINDSKGTNIGATISAISGIGGSMQGKIVLIAGGQGKGADFTPLRTPVTDYVRTVVLIGEDADKIANALDDVVPVLRASSLDGAVTLAKQQAKPGDVVLLSPACASFDMFRDFNHRGEAFSHLVGNL, from the coding sequence ATGAACCAACCACTCTATCTAGTCGCAGGATTAGGCAAAACAGGGCATTCAATCGCAGGCTTTCTGAGTCGGCGTAATCAACCGTTTGTGGTTTTTGATACTCGCAAGAATGTTGAGGGGCTGGCTGCATTTAATGCTGAATTTCCTGGAGTGGATGTTTTTCTAGGGGAATTGCCCACAGCAATTTATAAGCAGTTAGAGGGTATTATTGCCAGTCCAGGTATATCTCTGGATGAGCCTTTTTTGCAAGAAGCTTTTCGATTAAATATCCCGGTGTTCGGAGATATTGAGTGTTTGGCTCGGGAAATTCACGCACCTGTCATTGCTATTACTGGAACCAATGGCAAGTCGACTGTAACCACTTTAGTCGGTGAAATGGCTAAAGCAGCGGGATTAACAGTTGCTGTAGCCGGGAATATTGGTTTGCCAGTGCTGGATTTATTAGATGATGCGCAACAATATGACATGTGGGTTTTGGAGTTATCCAGCTTTCAATTGGACTTAACACATTCGCTTAAACCAGTAGCTGCAACGATTTTAAATGTCACTCCTGACCATTTGGATAGACACCATACGCTTGAAGCGTATACGCAATCTAAACAACGTATTTATCGCAATGCTGCTTTCCTTTTATACAACCGTGATGATGAACTAACACAACCCTTACCTGCGTATCAGCAAGCGAATAGATTTAATTATGGTTTGAATAGTCCCCAATCCAATAATTGGGGCATTGTTGAACAAAATGGCATTAATTATCTTGCTCGAGGAGAGGATTGCTTTTTAGAGGTAGATAAGCTCCATATTAAGGGTAAACACAATTGGCAAAATGCATTGGCAGCTTGTGCATTAGCATCAGCTGCAGGAATTGATAGGCAGTATATTGTCAGTGTTTTACAGTCCTTCAGTGGTCTGCCGCATCGTTGTCAGTGGGTGAGAACACTTGATAATGTTGATTGGATCAATGACTCTAAGGGAACGAACATTGGAGCAACTATTTCTGCCATTTCTGGAATAGGAGGTTCCATGCAAGGGAAGATCGTATTAATTGCTGGTGGCCAAGGGAAAGGCGCCGATTTTACGCCTTTGCGTACACCTGTTACCGATTATGTGCGTACGGTGGTTTTGATTGGCGAAGATGCAGATAAAATTGCCAACGCACTTGATGATGTGGTGCCTGTGTTACGCGCGTCTTCCTTGGATGGTGCAGTGACACTTGCTAAACAACAAGCAAAACCAGGTGATGTCGTATTGTTGTCTCCTGCCTGTGCAAGTTTTGATATGTTTCGTGATTTTAATCATCGTGGTGAAGCATTTAGCCATTTGGTGGGTAACTTGTGA